From Nicotiana tabacum cultivar K326 chromosome 22, ASM71507v2, whole genome shotgun sequence, one genomic window encodes:
- the LOC107809746 gene encoding zinc finger protein VAR3, chloroplastic isoform X2, which yields MGGTSRFISLLATPFPTLLNHLRRPSLLHLRRFPSASRRFTVYSHAHIPPLSPINSSQQQQQFHAQPININNNPLNSSSSCFTSHPWPEWCSFISVLTANGQLAPAVEDSFVAYEELSDDFVRAASVCLTFARERPNLIGSLSRRDIEIVVSNGTPFLFKAALETARRMRAFLGIGGSTVLDRDNANTSDLMKYILSYASKPTVSSEKNSLYSRELIESSCRNLLLELVEASCGAPPVNLPSPEQYQFSGRYGQTPRPIRQNLVMKRGDWICQKCNFMNFARNNKCLECEEPRPRRQLTGGEWECPQCYFFNYGRNVVCLKCDFGRPAGVSLGTTHSSSATGYSGNSAYANGIDPRLADNEEKAQRWFSKVSQMNNASDIDSAAADEDFPEIMPLRKGENKFVVSTRKTPLERRLANSQYNMNLGNNVIPEDMFDKKNQTSVMDEKVNEKVGIFHSPEASHQTSSASVGNDFGMSVEKLQSNRSFSKDKEREQAEKSASWFKKIAELHDVKDLPSAISDDDFPEIMPMRKGENRFVVSKKKDRSLTSPMYKRQVAMEQANNSSFVPFVPFPPGYFAKKDTQQADNADSSSVSRVETSSISSNSYHKGSPLNPLSKTYSETADVEKTHQKSDDSGYKFTDMNTVQRTDDRFTSSRFVSSNFSGDQGFPRIRNIGETSLASDASSTDSSGSRNSVIDDVSPSETVGVGSPQLPGNQNIRSGWTGNSLEGSAVKDPDPLDMSEEAKAERWFRRVAQIKDISELSQIPDEDFPSIMPMRKGVNRFVVSKRKTPIERRLTSTQYRRNLPVVSSDPMKRESDISEK from the exons ATGGGCGGCACGTCGAGGTTCATCTCCCTCCTCGCCACTCCATTCCCCACACTCCTTAATCACCTCCGACGCCCTTCTTTGCTCCACCTTCGCCGTTTTCCCTCCGCTTCACGTCGCTTCACAGTCTACAGTCACGCCCATATACCCCCTCTGTCGCCCATCAATTCctcccaacaacaacaacaattccaCGCGCAACCcattaatattaataataaccCACTCAACTCCTCTTCGTCTTGTTTTACCTCCCACCCTTGGCCTGAATGGTGTAGCTTTATTAGTGTTCTTACTGCCAATGGCCAGCTAGCTCCCGCAGTAGAAGACTCCTTCGTGGCGTACGAGGAGTTGTCCGATGACTTTGTTCGTGCTGCCAGCGTCTGCTTAACTTTTGCTCGAGAACGCCCCAATCTCATAGG ATCGCTTTCAAGGAGGGATATTGAGATCGTGGTATCAAATGGGACACCATTTTTGTTCAAAGCTGCTCTTGAGACGGCAAGAAGAATGAGGGCTTTCTTGGGTATTGGCGGGAGCACG GTACTCGACCGTGACAATGCAAACACAAGTGATCTCATGAAGTACATATTAAGTTATGCAAGTAAACCCACCGTTTCTTCAGAAAAGAACTCTCTCTATAGCAGGGAACTTATAGAATCATCTTGCCGGAATCTTCTGCTTGAGTTGGTTGAAGCGAGCTGTGGAGCTCCACCGGTGAACCTGCCTTCTCCAGAGCAATATCAGTTTTCAGGTAGATATGGACAAACACCAAGGCCTATTAGACAAAATCTTGTAATGAAGAGAGGCGACTGGATATGCCAAAA GTGCAATTTCATGAACTTTGCAAGAAACAACAAATGCCTTGAATGTGAGGAACCGAGACCAAGGAGACAGCTGACAGGCGGGGAGTGGGAATGCCCTCA ATGTTATTTCTTCAATTACGGGAGAAATGTGGTATGCCTGAAATGCGACTTCGGACGGCCAGCTGGGGTTTCACTTGGAACTACTCACTCCAGTTCAGCGACAGGGTACAGCGGGAACTCTGCGTATGCAAATGGTATTGATCCTAGGTTGGCTGATAATGAGGAGAAGGCACAGCGTTGGTTTTCCAAGGTTTCTCAGATGAACAATGCATCTGATATCGATAGTGCAGCGGCTGATGAAGATTTTCCTGAAATAATGCCATTGAGGAAAGGAGAAAATAAATTTGTCGTGAGCACAAGGAAAACACCCTTGGAAAGGAGATTGGCGAACTCCCAGTACAACATGAACTTGGGTAACAATGTTATCCCAGAAG ACATGTTTGATAAAAAGAATCAAACTTCAGTAATGGATGAGAAAGTGAATGAAAAAGTTGGTATCTTTCACTCTCCTGAGGCTAGTCACCAAACAAGTTCAGCAAGTGTCGGCAATGACTTTGGAATGTCCGTGGAGAAGTTGCAGTCAAATCGCTCATTCAGCAAGGATAAAGAGAgagaacaagctgagaagtcagCGAGCTGGTTCAAGAAAATTGCGGAGCTACATGATGTCAAAGACTTACCTAGTGCCATCTCTGATGATGACTTCCCAGAGATTATGCCAATGCGTAAAGGAGAAAACAGATTTGTAGTTAGCAAGAAGAAAGATCGTTCTTTGACTTCTCCAATGTACAAAAGACAAGTGGCCATGGAACAGGCAAACAATAGTAGCTTTGTCCCATTTGTTCCATTCCCTCCTGGCTACTTTGCGAAAAAGGACACACAACAGGCAGATAACGCAGATTCTTCCTCTGTGTCTAGGGTTGAAACTTCATCTATATCCAGCAACTCATATCACAAGGGATCACCCTTGAATCCTCTTTCCAAAACCTATTCTGAGACGGCAGATGTAGAGAAGACACATCAAAAGTCAGATGATTCTGGATATAAGTTCACAGATATGAACACTGTACAAAGAACTGATGATCGATTTACAAGCTCAAGGTTTGTAAGTTCAAATTTCTCTGGAGATCAGGGGTTCCCTCGTATTAGAAACATAGGTGAGACTTCTCTTGCTTCCGATGCTTCAAGCACTGATAGTAGTGGCAGTAGAAACTCGGTGATAGATGATGTATCCCCTTCTGAGACTGTGGGAGTGGGTTCACCCCAGCTGCCTGGAAACCAGAATATCAGAAGTGGATGGACAGGAAACAGCTTGGAAGGGTCTGCTGTGAAGGACCCAGATCCCTTGGACATGTCTGAAGAAGCCAAAGCTGAGAGGTGGTTCCGCCGTGTTGCTCAGATAAAAGACATTTCTGAATTGAGTCAGATACCAGATGAAGACTTCCCATCGATAATGCCAATGCGCAAGGGGGTTAACAGGTTTGTGGTGAGTAAGCGGAAAACTCCTATTGAGAGAAGGTTGACATCTACTCAGTACCGGAGAAATCTTCCCGTCGTAAGTTCTGATCCCATGAAAAGAGAAAGCGACATTAGTGAAAAATGA
- the LOC107809746 gene encoding zinc finger protein VAR3, chloroplastic isoform X1: MGGTSRFISLLATPFPTLLNHLRRPSLLHLRRFPSASRRFTVYSHAHIPPLSPINSSQQQQQFHAQPININNNPLNSSSSCFTSHPWPEWCSFISVLTANGQLAPAVEDSFVAYEELSDDFVRAASVCLTFARERPNLIGSLSRRDIEIVVSNGTPFLFKAALETARRMRAFLGIGGSTVLDRDNANTSDLMKYILSYASKPTVSSEKNSLYSRELIESSCRNLLLELVEASCGAPPVNLPSPEQYQFSGRYGQTPRPIRQNLVMKRGDWICQKCNFMNFARNNKCLECEEPRPRRQLTGGEWECPQCYFFNYGRNVVCLKCDFGRPAGVSLGTTHSSSATGYSGNSAYANGIDPRLADNEEKAQRWFSKVSQMNNASDIDSAAADEDFPEIMPLRKGENKFVVSTRKTPLERRLANSQYNMNLGNNVIPEGETSTGAANNIIDTSMKQNMDQISRTSYLGIAADENTESAIYHRGKSSNHVPFVPLPTDMFDKKNQTSVMDEKVNEKVGIFHSPEASHQTSSASVGNDFGMSVEKLQSNRSFSKDKEREQAEKSASWFKKIAELHDVKDLPSAISDDDFPEIMPMRKGENRFVVSKKKDRSLTSPMYKRQVAMEQANNSSFVPFVPFPPGYFAKKDTQQADNADSSSVSRVETSSISSNSYHKGSPLNPLSKTYSETADVEKTHQKSDDSGYKFTDMNTVQRTDDRFTSSRFVSSNFSGDQGFPRIRNIGETSLASDASSTDSSGSRNSVIDDVSPSETVGVGSPQLPGNQNIRSGWTGNSLEGSAVKDPDPLDMSEEAKAERWFRRVAQIKDISELSQIPDEDFPSIMPMRKGVNRFVVSKRKTPIERRLTSTQYRRNLPVVSSDPMKRESDISEK, from the exons ATGGGCGGCACGTCGAGGTTCATCTCCCTCCTCGCCACTCCATTCCCCACACTCCTTAATCACCTCCGACGCCCTTCTTTGCTCCACCTTCGCCGTTTTCCCTCCGCTTCACGTCGCTTCACAGTCTACAGTCACGCCCATATACCCCCTCTGTCGCCCATCAATTCctcccaacaacaacaacaattccaCGCGCAACCcattaatattaataataaccCACTCAACTCCTCTTCGTCTTGTTTTACCTCCCACCCTTGGCCTGAATGGTGTAGCTTTATTAGTGTTCTTACTGCCAATGGCCAGCTAGCTCCCGCAGTAGAAGACTCCTTCGTGGCGTACGAGGAGTTGTCCGATGACTTTGTTCGTGCTGCCAGCGTCTGCTTAACTTTTGCTCGAGAACGCCCCAATCTCATAGG ATCGCTTTCAAGGAGGGATATTGAGATCGTGGTATCAAATGGGACACCATTTTTGTTCAAAGCTGCTCTTGAGACGGCAAGAAGAATGAGGGCTTTCTTGGGTATTGGCGGGAGCACG GTACTCGACCGTGACAATGCAAACACAAGTGATCTCATGAAGTACATATTAAGTTATGCAAGTAAACCCACCGTTTCTTCAGAAAAGAACTCTCTCTATAGCAGGGAACTTATAGAATCATCTTGCCGGAATCTTCTGCTTGAGTTGGTTGAAGCGAGCTGTGGAGCTCCACCGGTGAACCTGCCTTCTCCAGAGCAATATCAGTTTTCAGGTAGATATGGACAAACACCAAGGCCTATTAGACAAAATCTTGTAATGAAGAGAGGCGACTGGATATGCCAAAA GTGCAATTTCATGAACTTTGCAAGAAACAACAAATGCCTTGAATGTGAGGAACCGAGACCAAGGAGACAGCTGACAGGCGGGGAGTGGGAATGCCCTCA ATGTTATTTCTTCAATTACGGGAGAAATGTGGTATGCCTGAAATGCGACTTCGGACGGCCAGCTGGGGTTTCACTTGGAACTACTCACTCCAGTTCAGCGACAGGGTACAGCGGGAACTCTGCGTATGCAAATGGTATTGATCCTAGGTTGGCTGATAATGAGGAGAAGGCACAGCGTTGGTTTTCCAAGGTTTCTCAGATGAACAATGCATCTGATATCGATAGTGCAGCGGCTGATGAAGATTTTCCTGAAATAATGCCATTGAGGAAAGGAGAAAATAAATTTGTCGTGAGCACAAGGAAAACACCCTTGGAAAGGAGATTGGCGAACTCCCAGTACAACATGAACTTGGGTAACAATGTTATCCCAGAAGGTGAGACTTCGACTGGAGCTGCAAATAATATTATTGACACATCAATGAAGCAGAATATGGATCAAATATCTCGAACTAGTTATTTGGGTATTGCTGCTGATGAAAACACTGAGTCAGCTATTTATCATAGAGGAAAAAGTTCTAACCATGTTCCATTTGTGCCATTACCAACAGACATGTTTGATAAAAAGAATCAAACTTCAGTAATGGATGAGAAAGTGAATGAAAAAGTTGGTATCTTTCACTCTCCTGAGGCTAGTCACCAAACAAGTTCAGCAAGTGTCGGCAATGACTTTGGAATGTCCGTGGAGAAGTTGCAGTCAAATCGCTCATTCAGCAAGGATAAAGAGAgagaacaagctgagaagtcagCGAGCTGGTTCAAGAAAATTGCGGAGCTACATGATGTCAAAGACTTACCTAGTGCCATCTCTGATGATGACTTCCCAGAGATTATGCCAATGCGTAAAGGAGAAAACAGATTTGTAGTTAGCAAGAAGAAAGATCGTTCTTTGACTTCTCCAATGTACAAAAGACAAGTGGCCATGGAACAGGCAAACAATAGTAGCTTTGTCCCATTTGTTCCATTCCCTCCTGGCTACTTTGCGAAAAAGGACACACAACAGGCAGATAACGCAGATTCTTCCTCTGTGTCTAGGGTTGAAACTTCATCTATATCCAGCAACTCATATCACAAGGGATCACCCTTGAATCCTCTTTCCAAAACCTATTCTGAGACGGCAGATGTAGAGAAGACACATCAAAAGTCAGATGATTCTGGATATAAGTTCACAGATATGAACACTGTACAAAGAACTGATGATCGATTTACAAGCTCAAGGTTTGTAAGTTCAAATTTCTCTGGAGATCAGGGGTTCCCTCGTATTAGAAACATAGGTGAGACTTCTCTTGCTTCCGATGCTTCAAGCACTGATAGTAGTGGCAGTAGAAACTCGGTGATAGATGATGTATCCCCTTCTGAGACTGTGGGAGTGGGTTCACCCCAGCTGCCTGGAAACCAGAATATCAGAAGTGGATGGACAGGAAACAGCTTGGAAGGGTCTGCTGTGAAGGACCCAGATCCCTTGGACATGTCTGAAGAAGCCAAAGCTGAGAGGTGGTTCCGCCGTGTTGCTCAGATAAAAGACATTTCTGAATTGAGTCAGATACCAGATGAAGACTTCCCATCGATAATGCCAATGCGCAAGGGGGTTAACAGGTTTGTGGTGAGTAAGCGGAAAACTCCTATTGAGAGAAGGTTGACATCTACTCAGTACCGGAGAAATCTTCCCGTCGTAAGTTCTGATCCCATGAAAAGAGAAAGCGACATTAGTGAAAAATGA